The following coding sequences lie in one Deinococcus malanensis genomic window:
- a CDS encoding EAL domain-containing protein, with translation RPDFVDMVAETLRETGLPASCLELELTERVVMNDAEESVSRMTRLRDLGVSIAVDDFGTGYSSLSYLPRLPLNVLKIDRAFVRDLHCSSPTFPVAKAIISLAQSLGLKTIAEGIETGVELAVLRELACDVGQGYLFARPLPASEMHFGHIDALLR, from the coding sequence GCGCCCGGACTTCGTGGACATGGTGGCTGAGACCTTACGTGAGACCGGGCTGCCGGCGTCGTGCCTGGAGCTGGAACTGACCGAGCGGGTCGTGATGAATGACGCTGAGGAATCCGTGTCGCGGATGACGAGATTGCGTGATCTGGGCGTGTCCATCGCGGTGGATGATTTCGGTACCGGGTATTCGTCCCTCAGTTATCTGCCACGCTTACCGCTGAACGTCCTCAAGATCGACCGGGCGTTCGTGAGGGATCTGCACTGCTCGTCTCCGACTTTTCCAGTGGCGAAGGCCATCATCTCCCTCGCGCAAAGCCTGGGGCTGAAGACCATCGCGGAAGGCATTGAAACAGGTGTGGAGTTGGCGGTCCTGAGGGAGTTGGCGTGTGACGTGGGACAGGGGTACCTGTTCGCGCGGCCGCTACCGGCCTCCGAAATGCACTTCGGCCACATTGACGCTTTGCTTCGGTGA